From Portunus trituberculatus isolate SZX2019 chromosome 50, ASM1759143v1, whole genome shotgun sequence, the proteins below share one genomic window:
- the LOC123500041 gene encoding uncharacterized protein LOC123500041: MKTLQADKILRTLKNPYVKATLEFTSFVLGDLVGLNKLFQSNSFKLHMLLPETERVLRMFILNFMKREFVTYKLPAIEDQTKWLPVDKVYPGILASETLTKMKPHEKESFLSRCRDWYKIACCQILKRIDLSDPVLVGLKDVNHERILKDKADVGSAAVLYRKLPRLLPEVDVQTIDRQWRSILVDEEVRKSAWENKTIVEFWKHMRDVPSYEKIATFMLKLTALPQSTAEVERTFSKLNNNKTKLRNKLSVKTLESIIKTSESFPSTFDMTSSLVKHYSCARSRYFAKYTENENNYVLAD, encoded by the coding sequence ATGAAAACCTTGCAGGCGGACAAAATACTACGAACCTTGAAGAATCCCTATGTCAAAGCCACCCTGGAATTCACAAGCTTTGTTCTTGGCGATCTTGTTGGCTTGAACAAACTTTTTCAGTCTAATAGCTTTAAGTTACATATGCTGCTACCAGAGACTGAAAGAGTTCTTCGAATGTTTATTCTGAATTTCATGAAAAGAGAATTTGTTACCTACAAGCTTCCAGCTATTGAAGATCAAACAAAATGGCTGCCAGTAGATAAAGTATACCCTGGTATACTTGCTAGTGAAACGTTAACAAAAATGAAGCCGCATGAAAAGGAGAGCTTTCTTTCACGGTGCAGAGACTGGTATAAAATTGCATGCTGCCAAATACTGAAAAGGATTGATCTGTCGGATCCAGTGCTTGTGGGACTGAAAGATGTAAATCATGAAAGAATTCTAAAGGACAAAGCTGACGTAGGCTCTGCAGCAGTGTTGTATCGGAAGTTACCGCGTCTTCTTCCTGAAGTTGACGTGCAAACCATCGACAGACAGTGGAGATCTATTCTTGTTGATGAAGAAGTCAGAAAAAGTGCTTGGGAAAACAAAACTATTGTGGAATTCTGGAAGCATATGAGAGATGTACCTTCATATGAGAAAATAGCAACTTTCATGCTCAAACTAACAGCTTTGCCGCAAAGCACAGCAGAGGTTGAGAGAACATTTTCAAAactcaataacaataaaacaaagctGCGAAATAAACTGTCTGTAAAGACATTGGAATCAATTATCAAAACTTCTGAAAGCTTTCCCTCAACCTTTGATATGACATCGTCTTTGGTTAAGCACTATTCATGTGCAAGGTCTAGATACTTTgcaaaatacactgaaaatgaaaataattacgtTCTTGCTGATTAG